One window of Flavobacteriales bacterium genomic DNA carries:
- a CDS encoding DinB family protein, translating into MPTEAQVLSHMMDRTREWTRYYLSGLKSQDPHRRFDCDGKELNTVFWLVAHMATSQNGLLLAAAGGPFEKFWWAKHFTLGAPGLPPEECPTYEEVWETFKSVHQKAIAHIATLNEDQLNAPNPTKLAIGTTVRDVITHAIRHEGGHSGQLAWLCKLYGVKMV; encoded by the coding sequence ATGCCGACCGAAGCCCAAGTACTCAGCCACATGATGGACCGCACTCGCGAATGGACGCGGTACTACCTCAGTGGACTGAAAAGCCAGGATCCGCACCGTCGCTTCGATTGTGACGGCAAAGAACTGAACACGGTGTTCTGGTTGGTAGCGCACATGGCCACCTCGCAGAACGGTCTCCTGCTCGCCGCAGCAGGCGGCCCTTTCGAAAAATTCTGGTGGGCAAAGCATTTCACCTTGGGCGCGCCCGGCCTTCCACCTGAAGAATGCCCGACCTATGAGGAGGTGTGGGAGACCTTCAAGTCCGTGCATCAGAAGGCCATTGCCCATATTGCCACCTTGAACGAGGATCAATTGAATGCGCCGAACCCCACCAAACTCGCCATCGGCACCACGGTCCGCGATGTGATCACCCATGCGATCCGCCACGAGGGCGGGCACAGCGGCCAATTGGCCTGGCTGTGCAAGTTGTACGGCGTTAAGATGGTCTGA
- the aroC gene encoding chorismate synthase, with product MAGSNFGKAFQLVSFGESHGAAIGGVVEGCPAGLKLDLEAIQQELDRRRPGSTPLGTARNEEDQVEFLSGILDGVTLGTPIGFIIRNKDAKSGDYDHLKDTYRPGHADLTWEQKFGIRDHRGGGRASARETAVRVAAGAIARQLLATAGVSVQGWVSQVGEVRLTKPSAELALENTYASDVRCPDPETAKRMTALIEQVRGEGDTLGGRITCVARGVPAGLGEPVFDKLHADLGKAMFSINAVKGVQFGSGFDSIAMRGSQHNDAYVAKGSSIGTATNWSGGMQGGISNGEDILFDIAFKPVSTLMRDQASVDRQGNAVILEGKGRHDPCVVPRAVPIVEAMACLVLADHLLRQRLARL from the coding sequence ATGGCCGGTAGCAACTTCGGAAAGGCATTTCAGCTTGTAAGCTTCGGTGAAAGCCACGGCGCGGCCATCGGTGGCGTGGTGGAAGGTTGCCCCGCTGGGCTGAAGTTGGACCTCGAAGCCATACAACAAGAGTTGGACCGCCGACGCCCCGGCAGCACGCCCTTGGGCACCGCGCGCAACGAAGAGGACCAAGTGGAATTCCTCAGTGGTATTCTGGACGGCGTGACGTTGGGGACGCCCATCGGCTTCATCATCCGCAACAAGGACGCGAAAAGCGGGGACTACGATCACCTGAAAGACACCTACCGCCCCGGTCATGCCGACCTGACCTGGGAACAGAAGTTCGGTATCCGCGACCATCGCGGGGGCGGAAGAGCCAGCGCGCGGGAAACGGCCGTGCGCGTGGCGGCTGGCGCGATCGCGCGGCAGTTGTTGGCCACGGCCGGGGTCAGCGTGCAGGGCTGGGTGAGCCAAGTGGGGGAGGTGCGGCTCACGAAGCCTTCTGCTGAACTCGCGCTGGAGAACACCTACGCGAGCGATGTCCGCTGTCCGGATCCGGAAACGGCAAAGCGCATGACGGCCTTGATCGAGCAGGTGAGGGGCGAAGGCGATACGTTGGGCGGCCGCATCACCTGCGTGGCGCGAGGTGTTCCTGCCGGGCTGGGAGAACCCGTTTTCGACAAGCTCCACGCTGATCTCGGCAAGGCCATGTTCAGCATCAACGCCGTGAAGGGTGTGCAGTTCGGCAGTGGCTTCGATTCCATCGCAATGCGCGGCTCGCAGCACAACGACGCCTACGTTGCCAAGGGATCAAGTATCGGCACAGCCACCAACTGGAGCGGTGGCATGCAGGGCGGCATAAGCAATGGCGAGGACATCCTGTTCGACATCGCCTTCAAGCCGGTGAGCACCCTGATGCGCGATCAAGCCAGCGTGGACCGCCAAGGCAACGCGGTGATCTTGGAGGGAAAAGGGAGGCACGATCCCTGTGTGGTCCCACGTGCCGTGCCCATCGTGGAGGCCATGGCCTGCTTGGTATTAGCGGACCACCTGCTACGTCAGCGATTGGCAAGGCTGTAG